A region of the Corynebacterium falsenii genome:
CCGAGGAGTTTCCCGTGCCCCAGCTCGTCGAGATCCGCGGCGAAGTGTTCATCACCGTGGAAGATTTCGCCACGATGAATGCGCAGCGCCAGGCCGAGGGGCTGAAGATGTTCGCCAACCCGCGCAACGCCGCCGCCGGTGCGATGCGGCAGAAGAATGCCGAGGACACGGCCAAGCGTCCACTGCGCCTGATCTGCCATGGAATTGGCGCCCGCGAAGGGTTCGATCCGCAATCTCAACATGAGGCCTACCGGGCAATTTCCGCATGGGGACTGCCGGTCAGCCCCTATACGCAGCAGGTCCACAGTGCCAAGGAAGTCATCAAGCAGGTGGAGTACTGGGGCGAGCACCGACACGATGCCGCCCACGAGATGGACGGCGTGGTCATCAAGGTCGATGCCCTGGATGAACAAAAGCGTCTGGGCACCACCAGCCGCGCACCGCGCTGGGCCATCGCCTATAAGTACCCGCCGGAAGAGGCCATGACCCAGTTGCGCAACATCCGCGTCAACATCGGCCGCACGGGTCGCGCCACCCCGTACGCCGTGATGGAGCCGAAGTACGTCGCTGGATCAACGGTCACCATGGCGACCTTGCACAACCCCTCGGAGGCGCACCGCAAGGGTGTGAAACTCGGTGATCAGATCATGATCCGAAAGGCCGGCGAAGTAATCCCCGAGGTCCTCGGCCCCGTTGAGGATGCCCGCACCGGCGAGGAGCGGGAGTTCATCTACTCCTCCGTGTGCCCGGAGTGCGGCAGCGCCTTGGCTCCCAGCAAGGAAGGCGATGCCGACTGGCGTTGCCCAAACACCCGCTACTGCCCTGGTCAGCTGTATAGTCGCCTGACTTACCTCGCCGGCCGTGGGGCGTTCGACATCGACGCATTGGGCGAGAAGGCAGCCTACGATCTCATCCACTCTGGCGTGCTCGCCGACGAATCGCGGCTGTTCAACCTCACCGCCGACGATCTCACGGCAACATCTGCCTACTCCTCGAAAAATGGCACGCTCAACAAGGCTGGCGAGACGTTGCTGGAGAACCTGGAGCAGGCCAAGTCCGTTGATCTATGGCGCGTGCTTGTAGCCCTATCGATCCGCCATGCCGGCCCCACCGCCGCCAAGGCGTTGGCCAAGCGTTTCGAATCGGTCGACGCCATCAGGGGCGCCAGCGTTGAAGAAATGGCCGCGGTTGACGGTGTGGGCAGCATCATTGCCGAATCGGTACGGGAATGGTTCACGGTGGACTGGCACCAAGAGATCATCGACACATGGGCCGCCGCGGGTGTGCGCATGGAACAACCCGCCGACGACCCAGACGCGGAGGGCGCTGCCCCCGCAGCAGATGCCGAACTGCTTTCCGGGCTCACCATCGTGGTCACCGGCACTCTCGAAGGTTTCGACCGCACCGAAGCTAAGGAGGCCATTGAGGCACGCGGCGGTAAGGCATCGGGCAGTGTGTCCGGCAAGACTGACTTCCTAGTCGCGGGAGAAAAGGCCGGGTCGAAGCTCACGAAGGCGCGGGATCTGGGAGTGCGCGTGTTGGATGAAGAGGAGTTTACGGCGCTTCTGGAAGGGGGCGCGAGCTCAATCCAGTAAGCTACCCAGGTTGTGCGGCCCCGTGATCGTTCCTGCGCTGCCCGACTTCCCTACCTCTCCCGCCTCCCCCCACTTCCCCACCTCCCCACCCCGCCACAAGCGAAAGGATCTTGTTATGGAGACATTCACCGGCGCGAACGGTTTCTCGCTCCCCAAGCTCGGACTCGGCACCTACAAACTCAAAGGCGAGTCGGGCGCCCGTTCCGTACTCTCCGGCATTGAGGCCGGCTACCGTCTCATCGATACCGCGTACAACTACGAGAACGAGGGAGCCGTTGGCGAGGGGATTCGTAGGGGCGTCGACCAAGGGGTGCCCCGCGAAGAGATCATCGTGACATCCAAGCTTCCCGGCCGCTACCAGCAGGAAGCTGTGCAGACGGTGGAGGAATCGCTGTTCCGATTGGGTCTGGACTACATCGACCTGTACCTCATTCATTGGCCGAATCCGAAGCAGGGCCACTACGTGGAGGCTTACCGTGGGCTTATGGAGGCACGCGATAAGGGCCTGATCAGGCACGTTGGCGTGTGCAACTTTCTGCCCGAGCACCTAGAGGCGATCCGCGAGGCCACCGGCGAGCTTCCCGTTGTGAATCAGATTGAGCTTCATCCGTACTTCCCTCAGCTGGACGCGCTGGAGTACCACCGCAAGCACGGGATCATCACCCAGGCGTGGAGCCCCCTGGCGCGCGGCGATGTGTTCGAGCAGGCGCCGATTGTGGACGCCGCCGAGGCTCACGACGCCTCACCCGCACAGGTTGTTCTCGCGTGGCACCGCGCCATTGGTGCGCTGGCGATTCCGAAGGCGTCGTCGCGGGAGCGCCAGGAGCAGAACCTGCGTTCGCTCACCATCAACCTCACTGACGACGAAGTTGCGGCGATTTCGGCGCTGGGGCGCCCGGACGGCCGGCGCAAGGACCAGGATCCTGCGGAGTACGAGGAGTTCTAGATGCAGCGCTAGGTAGGCGAGACTCTGGGGGGATGCGTTGTGAGGCTTCGTTCAGCTCGCGTGCGCGCTGCTTTCTGGCTGTTCTTTCGTTGCGACGCCACCAGCCCGACCGCCTCTTCGGCTCCTCGAATCCGACGATGGTCCGAGGCCCGGGGAGATCGCGCCCCGTGAGTTCGGGTCCGGGAGATCGGGCCCCGTGAGTTCGGGCCCAGCGGGATCGAGGGGTTCTTGTGTTTCCGGCTAAGATTCCGGTCCGAAATCCGGATCCGCTGGAGAACATTCACTGGTCGGCACCGGGCTTTGACCGCATGGTTGGCCCGGGGATATTACTCGCCTGGTTGGCACTGAGAGCTTGTGGGGATTGCGCTTTGTGGGGCTCGTCAGGCTTGTGAAGATGGTGGAGCTTGTGGGGCTCGGCCACCGTTGTGGCTCCCGCACTCGAACTGAACCTTCACTGACTTATACACGATATAGAACTTATGAACCATTAAGGGGATCCGGGCAGCGCCCGTTGTCCACCTCGGTCACTAAAGTGCTCAATCACCGCACACAACCACAACCTCCCGAACCTCCCTAACTCCTCTGTTCGCCACACAATCTCACACTCGACCGCCACTTCACGTCCATATCTTCACTGACACGCGATTAAACCCGCCATCGAGAGAAAGCCGAAGCCACCATGACGAGTCGCGCATTATTCCACACGCTCTCCAGCAAGCTCCCCAGGTTCGACTGGGCCCATGAGTCGGTCGACTCCCCCTCTGCCCTCATCTCATACCTTGAGGACCATGACCCCGCTTTCAAACCGCAGCACCCTCAACCTGGCCAAACGCAAAGTCTTGAACGCGAACAACGCAACGATCGAGTAGACGACCGACAAGACGACCCTGATGCCGCGCAACTCGAACGGGATATTCAAGCGGACAAACTACGCAAGCTGAAGGCAGCGCAAAGTAACGAGGACATACGCACATTCGTCACTC
Encoded here:
- a CDS encoding aldo/keto reductase, which gives rise to METFTGANGFSLPKLGLGTYKLKGESGARSVLSGIEAGYRLIDTAYNYENEGAVGEGIRRGVDQGVPREEIIVTSKLPGRYQQEAVQTVEESLFRLGLDYIDLYLIHWPNPKQGHYVEAYRGLMEARDKGLIRHVGVCNFLPEHLEAIREATGELPVVNQIELHPYFPQLDALEYHRKHGIITQAWSPLARGDVFEQAPIVDAAEAHDASPAQVVLAWHRAIGALAIPKASSRERQEQNLRSLTINLTDDEVAAISALGRPDGRRKDQDPAEYEEF
- the ligA gene encoding NAD-dependent DNA ligase LigA, encoding MSTSQDNPAEQWQQLAEQVRMHRDRYYYGEPTISDEDFDKLLRQLQQLESEHPEVVTGTSPTQEVAPAPPTSSPFRNVDHRERMLSLDNVFDEDELDGWLQRTPAETYLTELKIDGASINLLYVDGKLELALTRGDGTTGEDITHNARTLGDIPDELHGTEEFPVPQLVEIRGEVFITVEDFATMNAQRQAEGLKMFANPRNAAAGAMRQKNAEDTAKRPLRLICHGIGAREGFDPQSQHEAYRAISAWGLPVSPYTQQVHSAKEVIKQVEYWGEHRHDAAHEMDGVVIKVDALDEQKRLGTTSRAPRWAIAYKYPPEEAMTQLRNIRVNIGRTGRATPYAVMEPKYVAGSTVTMATLHNPSEAHRKGVKLGDQIMIRKAGEVIPEVLGPVEDARTGEEREFIYSSVCPECGSALAPSKEGDADWRCPNTRYCPGQLYSRLTYLAGRGAFDIDALGEKAAYDLIHSGVLADESRLFNLTADDLTATSAYSSKNGTLNKAGETLLENLEQAKSVDLWRVLVALSIRHAGPTAAKALAKRFESVDAIRGASVEEMAAVDGVGSIIAESVREWFTVDWHQEIIDTWAAAGVRMEQPADDPDAEGAAPAADAELLSGLTIVVTGTLEGFDRTEAKEAIEARGGKASGSVSGKTDFLVAGEKAGSKLTKARDLGVRVLDEEEFTALLEGGASSIQ